A DNA window from Thermococcus sp. 4557 contains the following coding sequences:
- a CDS encoding site-2 protease family protein has product MNTTLIAVIVGIAAFWVILYALFGRREEKEEGLTVDLFIAMWRTKRLLGFIDGLARRSRRFWKVYADVGIALGFMGMVYVFYALLRTALRTIQSGGAGGGVQLVIPGITIPLWYGLIALAVVMVVHELSHGIVARAENLPLKSVGLVLLAVIPGAFVEPDEEELERASLRTRLRVYGAGSLANVTTALIAVLILNFAISPVLQPSGILVSGVLEDGPAYGILQKGDVIVAMDGVQIRDMENFINFMNGTKPGQMVTLTILRGGQELNLQLKLGAHPDNPEKGYIGIYPAQNVVSKVGADWLVLPLFFTFYWIYVLNIGIGLMNLFPLVPLDGGRMLDDVFKRYLPENVAKPVRYFTIGVGLFLLALNILPAIMNLAG; this is encoded by the coding sequence ATGAACACCACCCTCATCGCAGTCATCGTTGGAATCGCCGCCTTCTGGGTTATCCTCTACGCCCTCTTCGGCAGAAGGGAAGAGAAGGAGGAGGGCCTAACGGTCGATCTTTTCATCGCCATGTGGAGAACGAAGAGACTGCTCGGGTTCATCGACGGTCTCGCGCGCAGGAGCAGACGCTTCTGGAAGGTCTACGCGGATGTCGGAATCGCCCTCGGCTTTATGGGCATGGTTTACGTCTTCTATGCACTCCTGAGAACTGCACTGAGGACCATCCAGAGCGGGGGGGCGGGCGGAGGTGTACAGCTCGTTATCCCCGGAATAACCATACCCCTCTGGTACGGCCTGATAGCCCTCGCCGTCGTCATGGTGGTCCACGAGCTGAGCCACGGAATAGTGGCGAGGGCCGAGAACCTGCCGCTGAAATCTGTGGGTCTGGTTCTCCTCGCCGTCATACCCGGCGCCTTCGTCGAGCCGGACGAGGAGGAGCTTGAGAGGGCCTCCCTGCGCACCAGGCTGAGGGTTTACGGCGCCGGCTCACTCGCCAACGTTACAACGGCCCTCATAGCTGTTTTGATCCTCAACTTCGCCATCTCACCCGTTCTTCAGCCATCGGGAATCCTCGTGTCCGGCGTGCTGGAGGACGGCCCGGCCTACGGTATCCTTCAGAAGGGGGATGTTATAGTCGCCATGGACGGGGTTCAGATAAGGGACATGGAGAACTTCATAAACTTCATGAACGGGACGAAGCCGGGTCAGATGGTCACGCTCACGATCCTCAGGGGAGGCCAAGAGCTGAACCTCCAGCTGAAGCTCGGGGCGCATCCTGATAACCCGGAGAAGGGTTACATAGGAATCTACCCCGCGCAGAACGTGGTCTCAAAGGTCGGAGCCGACTGGCTGGTGCTGCCGCTGTTCTTCACCTTCTACTGGATATACGTACTCAACATAGGCATCGGGCTTATGAACCTCTTCCCGCTCGTCCCTCTGGACGGCGGGAGGATGCTCGACGACGTGTTCAAACGCTACCTGCCGGAGAACGTCGCGAAGCCGGTCAGGTACTTCACCATAGGGGTGGGCCTCTTCCTGCTGGCGCTCAACATCCTCCCTGCAATAATGAACCTTGCGGGATAG
- a CDS encoding TIGR00269 family protein, producing the protein MKCSKCGRDAVYHARYTGRYYCRKHFNELVERKFKETVKRYRLIEKGERIAVGVSGGKDSVVLMHLLAKLREKFPFELIAITIDEGIAGYRPPSVEIAKRNAEKLGIEHRVYSFKEYMGFTLDETVEIMGSFEKGERVGACSYCGVWRRWLLNYAAKDVEADKLAVGHNLDDEVQMFVMNILRGDVARLGRTGPYYEEIHPELVPRIKPLREIPEKEIVLYAVLNNIEVDFSECPYAVEAFRAEIRDWINEMEERHPGTKYQILRSYDKLFPLIARTYTKRTSELNRCKICGQPTTGEICKACQFRLQVEKKAREKGLTFRVE; encoded by the coding sequence ATGAAGTGTTCAAAGTGCGGCCGTGATGCAGTCTATCACGCGCGCTACACGGGCAGGTACTACTGCAGAAAGCACTTCAACGAACTAGTGGAGAGGAAGTTCAAGGAGACCGTCAAAAGGTACCGCCTCATAGAGAAGGGTGAGAGGATAGCCGTGGGCGTGAGCGGTGGAAAGGACAGCGTCGTTCTCATGCACCTCCTGGCGAAGCTGCGTGAGAAGTTCCCGTTCGAGCTGATCGCGATAACGATTGACGAGGGGATAGCAGGATACCGGCCCCCCAGCGTCGAGATAGCCAAAAGGAACGCGGAGAAGCTGGGCATAGAGCACAGGGTCTATTCATTCAAGGAGTACATGGGCTTCACCCTGGACGAGACAGTTGAGATTATGGGGAGCTTTGAAAAGGGAGAGAGAGTCGGGGCGTGCTCCTACTGCGGCGTCTGGAGGCGCTGGCTCCTCAACTACGCGGCGAAGGACGTCGAAGCAGACAAACTGGCGGTCGGCCACAACCTCGACGACGAGGTTCAGATGTTCGTCATGAACATACTGCGCGGCGATGTGGCGCGCCTCGGGAGGACGGGCCCCTACTACGAGGAAATCCACCCGGAGCTCGTTCCGAGAATAAAGCCCCTCCGCGAGATTCCCGAGAAGGAGATAGTCCTCTACGCGGTTCTGAACAACATAGAGGTTGATTTCAGCGAGTGCCCCTACGCGGTCGAGGCCTTCCGGGCGGAGATAAGGGACTGGATAAACGAGATGGAGGAGAGGCACCCGGGGACGAAGTACCAGATACTGAGGAGCTACGACAAGCTGTTCCCCCTCATAGCGAGGACGTACACCAAAAGGACGAGCGAGCTGAACCGCTGCAAAATCTGCGGCCAGCCGACGACGGGAGAGATATGCAAGGCCTGCCAGTTCCGCCTGCAGGTGGAGAAAAAGGCCAGGGAGAAAGGGCTGACCTTCAGAGTTGAGTGA